The region CGGTTGTAGGAGACGGTGGCGAGGTCGGAGCCGCGCTTGATGTCCACCGACCCGTCGTTGGCCGGATAGAACGTGTTGTGGTCGATCCACACGTGGTGGGAGTAGCACTGCACGTTCACCGAGTCGTCGGCCGAGTTCCGGAACGACAGGTTCCGGATGATGACGTTCTGGACGGGGGTGAAGCGGTCCCGCTCGGCGGGGTCGCAGAGGTCACCACCCCAGGCCACCTCCTCCGGCCCCCAGCCGTTGACGTCGAGCCCGAAACCGCTGATCGTCGCGGTCGAACCGACCCCGATGATGGTCTTGTTCGAGCCGACGTCGAGCATCGCGTCGCCGCCGCCGGTGATGGTGCCCGACACCCGCACGATCCGGGGTACGTCGTCGGCCACGGCCGCCGCGAGCTGCGCGTAGTTGCCGACCGTCACCGTGGCACCGCCGGTCCCACCGTTCGTGCCGGTACGGCCGTAGCCGCTCAGGGTGGCGAAGCCGACCAGGCCGTTCGCGCTGCCCGGCGGGCCCGTGGGCGGCGGTGTCGGGGTCCCGGTGGCCGGTGGTGTGGGGGTGGGCGTGCCGGGACCGGTGGGGGTGGCGCTCGGGCGGGTGGGGGTGGGGGTGGGGCTGGTCGGCGGGGTGGTGCCGCCGGTGGTGACCACGACGTCGTCGAAGGACGCGGAGGCGTACGAGGTCTGGAAGCCGATCCGGCCGGAGGCCGACACGGAACTGGAGCCGGAGGCGACCTGGGCACCGTCGATCGAGCCGCTGACGGTCGAGCCGGCGGTGGTGATCGAGAGCGTGTACCAGGTGCCGTTCGACACCGTACGGGTCGAGCCGCCGATGACCGTGACCGAGCTGCCCTGCACCGCCTGTAGTTCGACCCGGCCGGGCAGCAGCGCCAGTCGGTAGAAGACGGTCGAGCCGTTGGCCCGGGACAGCAGGCCGACGAAGCCGTTCGAGCCGATGCTCAGCGGCTTGACCCTGGCCTGGACGGTGTAGTCGGTCAGGGTGGTGGGTGCGTTGAACAGCCGGGCGTTCTCGGCGTCGGCCTTGGACTGCTGGGCGGCCCGTGAGCCGTCGGTGACCACCGCCCAGGTGCCGCCGGATTTCGACCAGCCGCTGATGCTGCCGTCCTCGAATCCCGCGCTGAAGACGGTAGCGGCGCTGGCCACCGGTGCGAAGAGCACCGCGCCGGCGGTGATCGCCGCGACCGCGCCGGCAACCAGGGGCCAGGTGGAACGTAACTTCGGGCGCGTGGGGACGCGTACGCCCATGAGGGACCTCCCTGAGGGGTGCCGGACAGTCCGGGTCCCGGGGCTGGGGACGGAGTTCCGGCAGACGGAGAAGCACAGGAAAGCGCTTTCCTGAAACAGGATAGTAATCAGACGAACCAAACACGTCAATATCCCGGAAGCGTCGCGGGGGCCGCCGAGCCGCCCCGCGGCGGAGGTGGAAAGACTTACCGGAGGACAGGGAGCGAAGGAGCGGACGATGGCGACGCGACACACGCTGGTCGAGACCGGCCTGGGACAGATCACGCTCGTCGCCGACGACGAGAACCTCGTCGGCCTCTACTTCCCGCACCACTGGTACCCGCCGACAGCGGAAATGCTCGGCGGGTACGTGGACGCCGACTCGGACGCCCTGTTCACCGCGACCGCCGGACAACTCCACGAGTACCTCGTCGGCGGGCGTACCGGCTTCGACATCCCGCTCGCGCTCGTCGGCAACGCCTTCCAGCAGCGGGTGTGGGCGATGCTGCGGGAGATCCCGTACGGCGCCACCACCACGTACGGCGCGCTCGCCGACGAGTTGGGCAACAGGTCGCTGGCACAGATGGTCGGGCAGGCCGTCGGCCACAACCCGGTGTCCGTACTGGTGCCGTGTCACCGAGTGGTCGGCAGGGACGGCAAACTCACCGGATACGCCGGTGGCCTACCCCGCAAACGAATGCTGCTCGACCTCGAAGAGCCACCAGCAGCACCCGCTCCCCGACTTCCCCGACGATCTTGCACTTGTGGCGCCCGAAATAGAGCCTTCATCCGGATTTGTTCACCACCACAACTGCAAGATCGTCGCGGCGTTGGGGCGGGGTGGAGGGAGTGGGGAGGGTAGAAGTAGGTAATGGGTATTGTTTCGCCGGGTTTCCAGGGTCGGCCGAGGTCGTCGCAGCCGGCGTTGCCGCCGGGGCAGTACCTGACCGAGGATTTCCCGGTGTTGTCGGCGGGACCGACGCCTCGGGTGTCGTTGGATACCTGGGAGTTCGCGGTGACCTCGGAGGGCGGGGTCGAGCATCGGTGGTCGTGGGCGGAGATGCTGGCGTTGCCGCAGGAGACGCCGACGGTCGACATCCACTGTGTGACCCGGTGGTCGAAGTTGGGCACCAACTGGCGGGGTGTGTCGCTGGACGTCCTGCTGGGCGGGGTGGAGACGGCCGCGAAGTTCGCGTTGGTCCACTCGTACGGGGGTTACTCGACGAACCTGCCGCTGGCGGACCTGCTCGGCGGTCAGGCGTGGATCGTGCACGAGTTCGAGGGCGGTGGGTTGCCGGCCGAGCATGGCGGTCCGGCCCGACTGCTGGTGCCGCACCTGTAT is a window of Micromonospora sp. NBC_01699 DNA encoding:
- a CDS encoding pectate lyase family protein, which produces MGVRVPTRPKLRSTWPLVAGAVAAITAGAVLFAPVASAATVFSAGFEDGSISGWSKSGGTWAVVTDGSRAAQQSKADAENARLFNAPTTLTDYTVQARVKPLSIGSNGFVGLLSRANGSTVFYRLALLPGRVELQAVQGSSVTVIGGSTRTVSNGTWYTLSITTAGSTVSGSIDGAQVASGSSSVSASGRIGFQTSYASASFDDVVVTTGGTTPPTSPTPTPTRPSATPTGPGTPTPTPPATGTPTPPPTGPPGSANGLVGFATLSGYGRTGTNGGTGGATVTVGNYAQLAAAVADDVPRIVRVSGTITGGGDAMLDVGSNKTIIGVGSTATISGFGLDVNGWGPEEVAWGGDLCDPAERDRFTPVQNVIIRNLSFRNSADDSVNVQCYSHHVWIDHNTFYPANDGSVDIKRGSDLATVSYNRYAGTDKSMLLGHSDSNAAQDTGYLRVTYHHNWFDGSNTRHPRVRFGYAHVYANYVSVDDYFIGLGVEGRIYAESNYVEGAKTITEDFGNARLTWTGSNFYDPATITRANDSGKTMEDWLRADGSVAAPPYSYSAGSASSTPPSAGAGVGGADIVP
- a CDS encoding methylated-DNA--[protein]-cysteine S-methyltransferase, yielding MATRHTLVETGLGQITLVADDENLVGLYFPHHWYPPTAEMLGGYVDADSDALFTATAGQLHEYLVGGRTGFDIPLALVGNAFQQRVWAMLREIPYGATTTYGALADELGNRSLAQMVGQAVGHNPVSVLVPCHRVVGRDGKLTGYAGGLPRKRMLLDLEEPPAAPAPRLPRRSCTCGARNRAFIRICSPPQLQDRRGVGAGWREWGG
- a CDS encoding sulfite oxidase-like oxidoreductase — its product is MGIVSPGFQGRPRSSQPALPPGQYLTEDFPVLSAGPTPRVSLDTWEFAVTSEGGVEHRWSWAEMLALPQETPTVDIHCVTRWSKLGTNWRGVSLDVLLGGVETAAKFALVHSYGGYSTNLPLADLLGGQAWIVHEFEGGGLPAEHGGPARLLVPHLYFWKSAKWVRGIELLSTDEPGFWETAGYHDYGDPWREQRYQGD